A single window of Vibrio gazogenes DNA harbors:
- the mutH gene encoding DNA mismatch repair endonuclease MutH, with product MRPEPKTERELLDRAWEIAGLSFAELADMARMKVPMDLKKDKGWVGQLLEWHLGATAGSKPQQDFEKLGIELKSIPISYVGKPLETTFVSVAPLTGVHGLTWENSHVRNKLSRVLWIPVEGERDIPLSDRKVGAPLLWSPSPEQEAQLKNDWEELMEFIVLGQIEQITARHGEILQLRPKAANGRVKTEAYGYNGKLIRTRPRGFYLRTQFTAQILAHHFI from the coding sequence ATGAGACCAGAACCAAAGACAGAGCGTGAATTACTTGACAGAGCTTGGGAGATAGCCGGACTCAGTTTTGCAGAACTTGCAGACATGGCCCGGATGAAAGTCCCGATGGATCTGAAAAAAGATAAAGGCTGGGTCGGGCAACTTCTCGAATGGCATTTGGGGGCAACAGCAGGAAGTAAACCGCAACAAGATTTTGAAAAACTGGGCATTGAACTAAAAAGTATTCCCATCAGCTATGTTGGCAAGCCACTCGAAACCACATTCGTCTCCGTAGCACCACTCACAGGTGTCCATGGTTTGACGTGGGAAAACAGCCATGTCAGGAACAAATTGTCACGAGTCCTCTGGATCCCCGTTGAAGGAGAACGCGATATTCCGCTTTCTGACAGAAAAGTCGGTGCACCACTATTATGGAGTCCCTCACCAGAACAAGAGGCACAACTCAAAAATGACTGGGAAGAGCTCATGGAGTTCATTGTTCTAGGACAGATCGAGCAAATCACCGCCAGACATGGAGAGATCCTTCAATTACGCCCGAAAGCAGCCAATGGTCGTGTCAAAACGGAAGCTTACGGTTATAACGGAAAATTAATCCGTACACGTCCCCGAGGGTTTTATCTACGGACGCAATTTACCGCACAGATCCTCGCTCATCATTTCATATAG
- the rppH gene encoding RNA pyrophosphohydrolase, translated as MIDGDGYRLNVGIVICNNHGQVFWAKRYGQHSWQFPQGGIDHGETPEQAMFRELYEEVGLTKTDVKVIGSSRHWLKYKLPKRLVRWDSQPVCIGQKQKWFLLRLECHESKINMQRGVTPEFDGWRWVSYWYPVRQVVSFKRDVYRRAMKEFASIAMPFKARKVKGKRKGKRG; from the coding sequence GTGATAGATGGCGATGGTTATCGACTGAATGTCGGAATTGTAATCTGCAACAACCATGGTCAGGTATTCTGGGCGAAACGATACGGACAACACTCTTGGCAATTCCCTCAGGGCGGAATTGATCATGGTGAAACTCCGGAACAAGCGATGTTCCGAGAGTTATACGAAGAGGTTGGTTTAACAAAAACGGATGTGAAGGTCATTGGTTCTAGTCGTCATTGGTTAAAGTACAAACTTCCCAAACGATTGGTACGCTGGGATTCTCAACCTGTCTGTATTGGACAAAAACAGAAATGGTTTCTTCTGCGTTTAGAGTGTCATGAGTCTAAAATTAACATGCAGCGTGGAGTAACCCCTGAATTTGATGGTTGGCGTTGGGTGAGTTATTGGTATCCGGTAAGGCAGGTTGTTTCCTTTAAACGCGATGTTTATCGGCGAGCAATGAAAGAGTTTGCCTCTATTGCGATGCCATTTAAAGCACGGAAAGTAAAAGGTAAACGGAAAGGGAAAAGAGGATAA
- the ptsP gene encoding phosphoenolpyruvate--protein phosphotransferase encodes MLSQLRDIMEQVSKVEDVHQAFDILVQQTCEAMNTECCTIYLANEEKLRLELIATQGLKFKGNKIHIGFDEGLVGLVKRSAEPINLAEASKHPSFKYFRQLGEEVYQSFLGAPIIYRKQVLGVLVVQQRSPRQFSEIEESFMVTLSAQLAVLVAHAQSQGLWSLAKQQPVVRGIGVSPGVAIGEFWWDNSQPELENVLPASTLDVKKEQEWLSRAVEMALSDFRRMRKKLDGDIHKETLAIFDLFTHLLNDPMLRKDLKEQILKGDRADWALRQVVEAYVERFSQMSDVYLRERAQDVRELGQRMLYFLYNSEQDELALEKPIILVVRELTASILASIPKDKLLAVVSLEGAANSHAAILSRALGIPAIMGVSLNFKEINNQLAIVDGYSGFIHISPDSEVLAEYQELMEEEGELSEMVNQSLAEKAITSDGYPVNILLNAGLNTENNTAVNQGVDGVGLYRTEISFLLQNRFPSEEEQTQIYRQVLCSHPDKMVVMRTLDVGGDKPLPYLPIEEDNPFLGWRGIRFTLDHPDIFLIQLRAMLKASIETSNLGILLPMISGMKELDDALAFIEQAFMEVSAVDDRVKMPAIGIMLEVPSMIYLLPQMADRVDFISVGTNDLTQYLLAVDRNNARVADVYESMHPSVLMALKHISDVCHQHQINVCVCGELAGDPIGALLLIGMGYQTLSMNTANVAKVKYLIRHSEVKTLEKLASQALMQSYGHDIYSMMRTYFEEFGFAGFIRAGKH; translated from the coding sequence ATGCTCTCTCAGCTTCGGGACATTATGGAACAGGTTTCAAAAGTTGAAGATGTTCATCAGGCCTTTGATATTCTGGTGCAACAAACCTGTGAAGCAATGAATACTGAATGCTGCACGATTTATCTCGCTAATGAAGAAAAATTACGCCTTGAATTGATAGCGACGCAAGGGCTGAAATTTAAAGGCAACAAAATACATATCGGTTTTGACGAGGGGTTGGTCGGATTAGTTAAACGTTCTGCTGAACCGATCAATCTGGCCGAAGCCTCTAAACATCCTAGCTTCAAATACTTCAGACAACTTGGCGAAGAGGTGTACCAAAGCTTTTTAGGTGCCCCTATTATTTACCGCAAACAAGTGCTGGGCGTTTTGGTTGTCCAGCAACGTTCTCCCCGTCAATTTAGTGAAATCGAAGAATCCTTTATGGTGACGCTTTCAGCTCAGTTAGCTGTTTTGGTCGCCCATGCGCAGTCTCAAGGTCTTTGGTCTCTGGCAAAACAACAACCGGTCGTGCGTGGTATTGGGGTGTCTCCGGGGGTCGCTATTGGTGAGTTCTGGTGGGATAACTCTCAACCGGAGCTAGAGAATGTTTTGCCAGCATCGACGCTCGACGTCAAGAAAGAACAGGAGTGGTTATCCAGAGCGGTTGAAATGGCTCTGAGCGATTTTCGGCGAATGCGTAAGAAATTGGATGGTGACATTCACAAAGAAACGCTGGCTATTTTTGATCTGTTTACCCATTTACTCAATGATCCGATGTTACGTAAAGATCTGAAAGAGCAGATCCTCAAAGGTGATCGAGCGGACTGGGCCTTACGTCAGGTGGTTGAGGCATATGTCGAACGCTTTTCCCAAATGTCGGATGTTTACCTGCGAGAAAGAGCTCAAGATGTCCGGGAGCTCGGGCAGCGGATGTTGTACTTTTTGTACAACAGTGAACAGGATGAGTTGGCGCTGGAAAAGCCGATCATTCTTGTTGTCAGAGAATTAACCGCCTCAATTCTGGCCAGTATTCCAAAAGATAAACTCTTGGCGGTGGTCTCACTCGAAGGTGCTGCTAACTCCCATGCTGCGATTCTCTCCCGAGCCTTGGGAATTCCTGCCATCATGGGCGTTTCCTTAAATTTTAAAGAAATTAATAATCAATTAGCGATTGTCGATGGTTACAGTGGCTTCATTCATATCTCACCGGATTCTGAGGTTCTGGCCGAATACCAAGAGCTGATGGAAGAAGAAGGTGAGTTGTCCGAAATGGTCAATCAAAGCCTTGCTGAGAAAGCGATTACGAGCGATGGATATCCGGTCAATATTTTGCTGAATGCAGGGCTGAATACCGAAAACAATACCGCAGTGAATCAAGGGGTGGATGGTGTCGGTTTGTACCGGACCGAAATCTCGTTCTTATTACAGAATCGTTTTCCTTCCGAAGAAGAACAGACTCAAATTTATCGTCAGGTTCTATGCTCGCACCCCGACAAGATGGTTGTGATGAGAACGTTAGATGTCGGCGGTGACAAGCCTTTACCTTATCTGCCAATTGAAGAAGATAATCCATTTTTAGGGTGGCGTGGTATCCGTTTCACACTTGATCATCCGGATATTTTTCTGATTCAACTTCGGGCAATGCTCAAAGCCAGTATAGAGACGAGTAATCTGGGTATTTTGTTACCGATGATTTCTGGCATGAAAGAACTCGATGATGCGCTGGCTTTTATTGAACAAGCATTTATGGAAGTCTCGGCAGTGGATGACCGAGTGAAAATGCCTGCAATCGGGATTATGCTTGAAGTGCCATCGATGATTTACCTTTTACCTCAGATGGCTGATCGGGTTGACTTTATTTCAGTGGGAACAAACGATCTGACACAATATTTATTAGCGGTTGATCGGAACAATGCCCGAGTTGCTGATGTCTATGAATCCATGCATCCGTCAGTCTTGATGGCGTTAAAGCATATCTCTGATGTGTGCCATCAGCATCAGATTAATGTCTGTGTGTGTGGTGAGCTTGCAGGGGATCCGATAGGGGCATTGCTTCTGATCGGTATGGGGTATCAGACATTGAGTATGAACACCGCGAACGTTGCGAAAGTGAAATACCTCATTCGTCATTCAGAAGTCAAAACGCTGGAAAAACTTGCATCGCAAGCACTGATGCAAAGCTATGGTCATGATATTTATAGTATGATGCGGACTTATTTTGAAGAGTTCGGTTTTGCTGGCTTTATCCGCGCCGGTAAACATTAA
- a CDS encoding sulfite exporter TauE/SafE family protein produces MTITFVLLLIVLGAFVGVMAGLLGIGGGLIIVPALLLLFPHIGIAPDIAMQVALATSLSCIILTSGSSALNHLRYGNIDLLAVKWLTPGIVAGGLIGATLADEMPSGYLPKVFGMIVFFLAIQMFLSIRQQVTKPMPGQGAMLLSGSLIGMIASLAGIGGGALSVPYLNKHGVEMRKAVGTSSLCGCVIALSGMVGFIWHGFSVKNLPEFSLGYVYLPALLFVSCASIFTTKVGAKLASELPTSVLKKVFSVFLMFISVYMLLR; encoded by the coding sequence GTGACCATCACTTTTGTCTTGTTGTTGATTGTGTTAGGTGCTTTTGTCGGCGTGATGGCTGGGCTATTGGGTATCGGTGGTGGCTTAATTATTGTTCCGGCCCTGTTATTGTTATTTCCTCATATCGGCATCGCACCTGATATCGCGATGCAAGTGGCTTTGGCAACCTCTCTCTCCTGTATTATTCTGACCTCCGGCTCTTCGGCCTTGAATCATTTACGCTATGGCAATATCGATTTATTAGCCGTGAAATGGCTGACGCCCGGAATTGTTGCCGGAGGATTGATTGGCGCGACGCTTGCTGACGAGATGCCGAGCGGATACCTGCCCAAAGTATTTGGGATGATTGTTTTTTTTCTGGCGATACAAATGTTTCTCTCGATTCGTCAGCAGGTTACGAAACCGATGCCCGGGCAAGGTGCGATGTTATTGAGTGGAAGCTTAATTGGTATGATTGCCAGTTTGGCTGGTATCGGTGGCGGGGCGCTATCGGTGCCCTATCTCAACAAACATGGCGTAGAAATGCGTAAGGCAGTTGGCACATCATCACTCTGTGGCTGTGTGATTGCATTGTCTGGTATGGTGGGGTTTATCTGGCACGGTTTTTCAGTGAAAAACCTGCCTGAATTTAGTCTCGGGTATGTTTATTTACCTGCTTTGCTGTTTGTTTCCTGTGCGTCGATATTTACGACCAAAGTCGGAGCCAAGTTAGCGAGTGAGTTACCGACATCAGTATTGAAAAAAGTGTTTTCTGTTTTTCTGATGTTTATATCTGTTTATATGTTGCTGCGCTGA
- the lgt gene encoding prolipoprotein diacylglyceryl transferase, whose translation MSQEFLHFPNIDPVLVSIGPLSIRWYGVMYLLGFLFATWLANRRADKEGSGWTREQVSDLLFAGFVGVVIGGRVGYVLFYGFEYFLADPLYLFKVWTGGMSFHGGLLGVITAMFWYARRNHRQFFAVADFVAPLVPFGLAMGRLGNFMNGELWGRVTHVPWGMVFPGAGPLPRHPSQLYEFFLEGVLLFIILNLFIRKPRPAGSVAGLFLIGYGACRTFVEYFREPDAQLGLFAGFISMGQILSLPMILAGALLMVWAYRRHSGVSAQ comes from the coding sequence ATGTCTCAGGAATTCCTGCACTTTCCGAATATTGATCCTGTTTTAGTCTCCATTGGACCACTTTCGATCCGTTGGTATGGTGTTATGTATCTGCTAGGGTTCCTCTTTGCGACTTGGCTTGCGAACCGAAGAGCAGATAAGGAAGGCAGCGGGTGGACGAGAGAGCAGGTTTCTGACCTTTTGTTTGCCGGATTTGTAGGTGTGGTGATTGGCGGGCGTGTAGGCTATGTCCTGTTTTATGGATTTGAATATTTTCTGGCCGATCCATTATATCTGTTTAAGGTCTGGACCGGAGGGATGTCTTTCCATGGTGGTTTACTCGGTGTGATTACGGCAATGTTCTGGTATGCAAGGCGCAATCATCGCCAGTTTTTTGCCGTTGCGGACTTCGTCGCACCACTGGTTCCATTCGGACTTGCGATGGGGCGTTTAGGGAATTTTATGAATGGGGAGTTGTGGGGAAGAGTGACACATGTGCCTTGGGGAATGGTTTTTCCCGGTGCGGGGCCACTGCCACGCCATCCTTCCCAGTTGTATGAGTTCTTTTTGGAAGGTGTCCTCTTGTTTATCATCCTGAACCTCTTTATTCGCAAACCTCGTCCAGCGGGTTCGGTTGCCGGACTATTTCTGATTGGTTACGGTGCATGCCGCACATTTGTTGAGTATTTCAGAGAGCCGGATGCACAACTGGGCTTGTTTGCCGGATTCATCTCGATGGGGCAAATTCTTTCTTTACCGATGATTCTAGCCGGGGCACTGTTGATGGTTTGGGCTTATCGTCGTCATTCAGGTGTGTCAGCACAATAA
- a CDS encoding thymidylate synthase has protein sequence MKQYIALLEDILENGDVKGDRTGTGTLSVFGRQIRHNLQEGFPLITTKKLHFKSIANELIWFLSGDTNTKWLKANGVSIWDEWATEDGDLGPIYGKQWTAWPTQSGESINQIDYVVDALKNNPNSRRILFHGWNVEYLPDESMAPQDNASQGKMALPPCHLLYQFYVSNGKLSAQLYIRSSDSFLGLPYNIASLALLTHMLAQQCDLIPHEIVVSFGDLHAYSNHMEQIKTQLTREPRQLPELRISRHPESIYDYRFEDFEIVGYDPYPSIKAPVAI, from the coding sequence ATGAAGCAGTACATTGCATTATTGGAAGATATTCTGGAAAACGGTGATGTCAAAGGTGATCGTACCGGCACCGGTACACTTTCGGTGTTTGGCCGTCAAATTCGACACAACCTCCAAGAGGGTTTTCCTCTCATTACAACCAAGAAGCTCCACTTCAAAAGTATCGCAAACGAATTAATTTGGTTCCTGAGTGGCGACACCAATACCAAATGGCTCAAAGCGAATGGTGTTTCGATCTGGGATGAATGGGCGACGGAAGATGGTGACTTAGGCCCGATCTATGGCAAGCAGTGGACAGCATGGCCAACACAATCAGGTGAGAGTATCAATCAAATCGATTATGTCGTGGATGCTTTAAAAAATAATCCCAACAGTCGCCGTATTCTATTCCACGGCTGGAATGTTGAATATTTACCGGACGAGTCCATGGCGCCTCAAGACAATGCCAGTCAGGGGAAAATGGCACTCCCACCCTGTCATTTGCTATATCAGTTTTATGTCTCAAACGGCAAGCTCTCTGCACAATTATACATTCGTAGCTCAGACAGCTTCCTCGGGTTACCTTATAACATTGCCTCATTGGCGTTGCTCACCCATATGCTCGCCCAACAATGCGATCTGATACCTCATGAAATTGTGGTCAGTTTTGGTGATTTACACGCGTATTCGAATCATATGGAACAAATTAAAACACAGCTCACCCGAGAGCCACGACAGTTACCGGAATTGCGCATTTCACGCCACCCCGAGTCGATTTATGACTATCGTTTTGAAGATTTCGAAATCGTTGGCTATGACCCGTATCCATCGATAAAAGCCCCCGTCGCAATATAA
- the nhaR gene encoding transcriptional activator NhaR — protein MSHLNYNHLYYFWMVCKQGSVTKAAQALFLTPQTVTGQIKALEARMDGQLMKRAGRRVEPTELGQLVYKYADRMYGLSYEMLDIVNYSQRANLLLDVGVADAISKQIVSKILSCAVPEDEHIHLRCFESTHELLLEQLSQHKLDMILSDCPVDSARSPGLFSKKLGENQMCFFSYTMPQERSLIECLSGGKILIPGSRTAMGRSVMHWFDSQGIQPNIMGEFDDVALMKAFAREHREVIFLAPSLYTEGGNGDLPIHLIDIIDELKEEYFVIFAERMIQHPAVKRICSEDFSYLSV, from the coding sequence ATGTCTCATTTGAATTACAATCACTTATATTATTTTTGGATGGTTTGTAAACAAGGATCGGTCACGAAAGCCGCCCAAGCTTTATTCCTGACACCACAAACAGTGACCGGGCAGATTAAAGCGCTTGAGGCACGTATGGATGGTCAGTTGATGAAACGTGCTGGGCGACGGGTTGAACCGACAGAGCTGGGACAGCTGGTTTATAAATATGCAGATCGTATGTATGGCTTGAGCTATGAGATGCTCGATATCGTCAACTATAGTCAGCGGGCAAATCTATTACTCGATGTTGGGGTTGCTGATGCCATTTCTAAACAGATCGTCAGTAAGATTTTGTCGTGCGCCGTTCCTGAAGATGAACATATTCATTTGCGTTGCTTTGAATCGACACATGAGCTGCTGCTTGAGCAGCTTTCGCAGCATAAACTGGATATGATTCTGTCTGATTGCCCAGTGGATTCTGCTCGTAGTCCCGGTTTATTTAGTAAAAAGCTGGGGGAAAATCAAATGTGCTTTTTCTCATATACGATGCCTCAAGAGCGCTCACTCATTGAATGCTTGTCTGGTGGAAAAATACTAATTCCGGGGAGTCGGACCGCAATGGGAAGAAGTGTGATGCACTGGTTTGATAGCCAGGGCATTCAACCTAATATTATGGGGGAGTTTGATGATGTCGCGCTGATGAAAGCCTTCGCCAGAGAACATCGAGAGGTCATTTTTTTAGCACCGTCACTCTATACAGAGGGAGGGAATGGTGATTTGCCGATACATTTGATCGATATAATTGATGAGTTGAAGGAAGAATATTTCGTTATCTTTGCTGAGCGGATGATTCAACATCCGGCTGTGAAACGTATATGTAGTGAAGATTTTAGTTATTTATCAGTATAA
- a CDS encoding ArsR/SmtB family transcription factor, producing the protein MNLQEMEQKSAKAVVLLKAMANERRLQILCLLLAQEFSVGELSEKLELSQSALSQHLALLRREKLVATRKEAQTVYYSLSSHEVKEMIELLYRLYCS; encoded by the coding sequence GTGAATCTTCAGGAAATGGAACAAAAATCAGCTAAAGCCGTTGTATTGCTCAAAGCAATGGCGAATGAGAGACGCCTCCAGATATTATGTTTACTGTTAGCACAGGAATTTTCAGTAGGTGAGTTGAGTGAGAAGCTTGAGTTGAGTCAGTCTGCATTATCGCAACATTTGGCGTTACTCCGTCGGGAGAAATTAGTTGCGACGCGGAAAGAAGCGCAGACGGTTTACTATTCGCTCAGTAGTCATGAAGTGAAAGAAATGATCGAGTTGTTGTATCGTCTTTATTGTTCGTAA
- the rpsT gene encoding 30S ribosomal protein S20: protein MANSKSAKKRAIQAEKNRQHNASRRSMMRTYMKKTVAAIKAGDKEAATAALTEATPILDRMATKGLIHKNKAARHKARFVAAIKAL, encoded by the coding sequence TTGGCAAATAGTAAATCTGCTAAGAAGCGCGCTATTCAGGCGGAAAAAAATCGTCAACACAACGCGAGCCGCCGCTCAATGATGCGCACTTATATGAAAAAAACTGTCGCTGCTATTAAAGCTGGCGACAAAGAAGCTGCAACTGCTGCACTAACTGAAGCAACACCAATTCTTGATCGTATGGCAACAAAAGGCCTGATCCACAAGAATAAAGCAGCTCGTCATAAAGCTCGTTTTGTTGCTGCAATCAAAGCGCTGTAA
- the murJ gene encoding murein biosynthesis integral membrane protein MurJ produces the protein MTLLSRVLGLFRDIVVANLMGAGASADVFFFANKIPNFLRRLFAEGAFSQAFVPVLTEYHAQGDMDKTRLLIARASGTLGVLVSIVTLLGVLGSSVVTAVFGAGWFLDWLHGGPSAAKFELASLLLKITFPYLWFITFVALSGAILNTLGKFAVSSFTPVFLNVMIIGSALLISPRLAQPEIGLACGVFLGGLVQFLFQLPFLIKAGVFVWPKWGWNDPGVRKIRTLMIPALFGVSVSQINLLFDTFIASFLQTGSISWLYYSDRLLEFPLGLFGIAIATVILPALSRKHVDAEPIGFANTMDWGVRMVCLLGIPATLGLIVLAQPMIMVLFMRGEFTLVDVQQAALSLQAYASGLLCFMLIKVLAPGYYSRQDTKTPVKYGIVAMVTNMFFNAVFAWFFGYVGLAMATALSAFVNMSLLYRGLHLAAVYRMQRSTILFIGRIFVASLIMSVCLALGADHLATWAEWGTLKRALMLAGLIVSGACIYGGVSLISGIRLKDIRVTQ, from the coding sequence ATGACACTGCTCTCGCGTGTTTTAGGATTATTTCGAGATATCGTGGTTGCGAATCTTATGGGGGCCGGTGCGAGTGCCGATGTGTTTTTCTTTGCCAATAAAATCCCCAATTTTTTACGCCGTTTATTTGCTGAAGGCGCTTTTTCACAGGCTTTTGTCCCCGTATTGACCGAATATCACGCTCAGGGGGATATGGACAAAACACGCCTGTTAATTGCCCGGGCTTCGGGGACGTTGGGCGTTCTCGTTTCGATCGTCACGTTGTTGGGGGTTCTTGGGTCTAGTGTTGTGACGGCTGTTTTCGGGGCTGGTTGGTTCCTCGATTGGTTACATGGCGGACCGTCAGCCGCAAAGTTTGAGCTGGCTAGCTTACTTCTCAAAATTACATTTCCTTATTTATGGTTTATCACCTTTGTTGCGTTGTCTGGTGCGATTTTAAATACGTTGGGTAAATTTGCGGTTTCTTCATTCACGCCGGTATTTCTGAACGTGATGATTATTGGTTCAGCACTGTTGATTTCCCCTCGACTGGCACAACCAGAGATTGGTTTAGCTTGTGGCGTATTTCTCGGTGGACTGGTTCAATTTCTGTTTCAGTTACCTTTTCTGATTAAAGCTGGTGTTTTTGTCTGGCCGAAATGGGGATGGAATGATCCCGGAGTACGAAAAATCAGAACCTTGATGATCCCGGCGCTATTCGGTGTGTCTGTTAGTCAAATCAATTTATTGTTTGATACCTTTATCGCCAGCTTTTTGCAAACAGGGTCAATTAGCTGGCTGTATTATTCGGACCGCTTGTTGGAATTTCCGCTCGGATTATTTGGTATCGCCATTGCTACCGTGATTTTGCCGGCATTATCAAGAAAGCATGTCGATGCTGAGCCTATCGGATTTGCGAATACAATGGATTGGGGGGTCCGGATGGTTTGTCTGTTGGGAATCCCTGCCACGCTTGGTTTGATCGTGTTAGCTCAACCGATGATTATGGTCTTGTTTATGCGTGGTGAGTTTACTTTAGTCGATGTGCAGCAGGCTGCGCTTTCGCTACAGGCATACGCTTCCGGTCTACTGTGTTTTATGTTGATCAAAGTACTGGCTCCGGGATACTACTCTCGTCAAGATACTAAAACGCCCGTCAAATATGGGATTGTGGCAATGGTCACCAACATGTTTTTTAATGCTGTATTTGCTTGGTTTTTCGGTTATGTCGGTTTGGCAATGGCGACTGCATTGTCAGCATTTGTCAACATGTCCTTACTATATCGAGGACTACATTTAGCCGCTGTATATCGGATGCAGCGTTCGACCATTCTATTTATTGGCCGGATTTTTGTTGCCAGTCTCATCATGAGTGTATGTCTTGCGTTGGGAGCAGACCATCTGGCGACTTGGGCTGAGTGGGGGACGTTAAAACGGGCGCTTATGTTGGCAGGGTTGATCGTGTCCGGTGCCTGTATTTATGGGGGCGTCAGCCTCATCAGCGGGATTCGGTTGAAAGATATCCGAGTGACCCAGTAG